A stretch of the Bacteroidia bacterium genome encodes the following:
- a CDS encoding cell filamentation protein Fic — protein sequence MEILVSDNRFAGYSYLIEKLGIVSIPNWHRSTVSSTGTHFSKIEDGFVDEMFRNQYWPGETISDHLEFAIKYDGVNLTLLAQIFEKIPVEELIKYITSKPTGKYARRIWFFYEFLLGKHLPIDDMNSGNYINALETNEYFTIQNGERSTRHRVVNNLLGPRSFCPVVRKTEKLLELDSAAIQNRCEEIVKGYPPQLIRR from the coding sequence ATGGAAATACTTGTTTCTGACAATAGATTTGCAGGATATTCATATCTCATTGAAAAACTTGGAATAGTAAGTATTCCCAACTGGCATAGATCGACAGTTTCTTCTACTGGTACACACTTTTCAAAAATAGAGGATGGTTTTGTAGATGAGATGTTCAGAAACCAATATTGGCCTGGAGAGACGATTAGTGACCACCTAGAGTTTGCAATCAAATATGATGGGGTAAATCTAACCTTGCTGGCACAAATTTTTGAGAAGATACCTGTTGAAGAACTCATCAAATATATAACATCAAAACCCACTGGCAAGTATGCTCGAAGGATCTGGTTTTTCTATGAGTTTTTATTAGGAAAGCACCTTCCTATTGATGATATGAACAGTGGCAATTATATTAATGCACTGGAAACTAATGAATACTTCACTATTCAGAATGGGGAACGATCCACACGCCATCGGGTAGTGAACAACCTTCTCGGACCCCGATCCTTTTGCCCAGTTGTTAGGAAGACAGAAAAGCTCTTAGAGTTGGATTCTGCAGCTATTCAAAATCGATGTGAAGAGATTGTTAAAGGTTATCCTCCACAGCTAATTCGCCG
- a CDS encoding winged helix-turn-helix transcriptional regulator, with protein MFREVGLADELGSGMRNTYKYTKLYSGAEPTFSEGDVFRIIVPLHEAATSTVGPPKVPKSHDDTLDDTLGIKILSQIKKNPHINQTKLSQQLEVSLATIKRTMSDMVEKRVIERKGGKRYGYWEIKIRES; from the coding sequence GTGTTTCGTGAAGTTGGCTTGGCAGATGAGTTAGGTTCAGGAATGCGCAATACATATAAATATACAAAGTTGTATAGCGGTGCTGAACCAACTTTCAGTGAAGGGGATGTGTTCAGAATCATTGTTCCTTTACATGAGGCAGCTACCTCAACAGTTGGTCCTCCCAAAGTTCCAAAGTCTCATGATGATACTTTGGATGATACTTTGGGAATAAAGATACTCTCGCAGATAAAAAAGAATCCCCACATCAACCAAACCAAGCTTTCACAGCAGCTTGAAGTCTCTCTTGCCACTATAAAGCGTACAATGTCTGATATGGTCGAAAAGAGAGTTATTGAACGCAAAGGGGGTAAGCGATATGGATATTGGGAAATAAAAATAAGAGAGAGTTAA
- a CDS encoding plasmid pRiA4b ORF-3 family protein, which produces MPNKEKTNSSEKIIPYAMHLHLELLGSHLRSMSTEEADILFKYGKVKKSISRDIIVPSSLTLHQLHYLINVAFGWTNSHLHNFQLPKPLFEKLTEGKFLDIAPIFGYYLQFPNSTFDDAFWDDDYDGSTKPRTWMRSKYIKKYRYGGYSQYWIENQTEIADLVKKVPILNVHPFHLQNEVKPRTVKIEDATLSDILGAIYYEYGTPDQLKESLQLHEILSLKPIDIQKAKDNVLAVDKLTLGLYKYYRDIVLSEEDKEEIENVVEYIQARRKIEKLQKECEQEEVVPITQKLLYSYDYGDGWEVEISLVKEFGKNNKVVEDEIAAKVISNRKPIYIAKDGLNVLDDCGNVHGYIDMLETIYEGDRYEALDMKEWAKWQGWTARDTSPNNLV; this is translated from the coding sequence TTGCCAAATAAAGAAAAAACAAATTCCTCTGAAAAAATAATCCCTTATGCTATGCATTTGCATTTGGAACTCCTAGGTAGTCATCTTCGTTCTATGTCAACAGAAGAAGCTGATATACTCTTTAAATATGGGAAAGTTAAAAAATCAATCTCTAGAGATATTATTGTCCCCTCTTCATTAACTTTGCACCAACTCCACTACCTAATCAACGTTGCTTTTGGTTGGACTAATAGTCATCTTCATAATTTCCAACTTCCAAAGCCATTGTTTGAAAAACTAACTGAAGGAAAATTTTTGGATATTGCACCAATCTTTGGTTACTATCTTCAATTTCCCAACTCCACCTTTGACGATGCTTTTTGGGATGATGATTACGATGGGAGTACAAAGCCAAGGACATGGATGCGCTCTAAGTATATTAAAAAGTACAGGTATGGGGGATACAGCCAGTACTGGATCGAAAATCAGACAGAGATAGCTGACTTAGTTAAAAAGGTGCCTATACTAAATGTACATCCATTCCATTTACAAAATGAGGTTAAACCAAGAACAGTTAAAATTGAAGATGCAACTTTATCTGATATCTTAGGGGCAATCTATTATGAATATGGAACACCAGATCAGCTAAAAGAGAGTCTACAACTACATGAGATTCTTTCTCTTAAACCAATCGATATACAAAAGGCTAAAGATAATGTTTTAGCTGTAGATAAACTTACTTTAGGGTTATACAAGTATTATCGTGATATTGTTCTTAGTGAGGAAGATAAAGAAGAGATAGAAAATGTAGTTGAATATATACAAGCTCGGAGGAAAATAGAAAAACTTCAAAAAGAGTGTGAGCAAGAAGAAGTTGTGCCAATTACTCAAAAGCTTCTTTATAGTTACGATTATGGAGATGGGTGGGAGGTGGAAATTTCATTGGTTAAGGAGTTTGGTAAGAATAATAAAGTTGTAGAGGATGAAATTGCAGCTAAGGTGATTAGCAATCGTAAACCAATATATATCGCCAAAGATGGGTTAAACGTATTAGATGATTGTGGCAATGTCCATGGTTATATTGATATGCTTGAGACTATTTATGAAGGAGATAGATACGAAGCTTTAGATATGAAAGAATGGGCTAAATGGCAAGGTTGGACAGCAAGGGACACAAGCCCAAACAATTTAGTGTGA
- a CDS encoding sce7726 family protein, translating into MKLVEEQLLEEIEKTTSLAEIVDATKYLNENYSLFSTDSILWDHLKVAFNHKHETLFNRYSNQLIANKLISLILLKYYPSERVIKHALVDFLKTDQDTILFEMPILSSRVDIGRINKKSYAYEIKTELDSLNRIEKQINDYSQVYEYVILVIAPVFLDEVLTFVPDYCGIWVYNHNKESKKITFSKKRSPRKSPLLNSNSQLNNLSQHSLNLILKSKNIKNIPLRKEDKIELIEDLYKPRTINTKFKVLTKQAYKNNWDFIVENYSSILPIDVQTFFNNPIDPNLAYFK; encoded by the coding sequence ATGAAATTGGTTGAAGAGCAATTGCTAGAAGAGATTGAAAAAACTACCTCTTTAGCTGAAATAGTAGATGCTACTAAATATCTTAATGAAAACTATAGTTTATTTTCAACAGATTCTATCTTATGGGACCATCTTAAGGTTGCTTTTAACCACAAACATGAAACTTTATTTAATAGATATTCTAATCAGCTCATTGCAAATAAGTTAATAAGCCTAATTTTACTAAAATACTACCCTTCTGAAAGGGTGATTAAGCATGCATTAGTCGATTTCCTAAAGACTGACCAAGACACAATATTATTTGAAATGCCAATATTAAGTAGCAGAGTTGATATTGGTCGAATTAATAAAAAATCATATGCCTATGAGATTAAAACAGAATTAGATTCATTAAATAGAATTGAAAAACAAATCAATGATTATTCACAAGTTTACGAATATGTTATTTTAGTTATCGCTCCTGTATTTTTAGATGAGGTTTTGACTTTCGTGCCAGATTATTGTGGTATATGGGTATACAATCATAATAAAGAATCTAAGAAAATAACATTTTCTAAAAAACGCTCTCCAAGAAAATCTCCTTTGCTTAACTCTAATTCGCAATTAAATAATTTATCTCAACATTCCCTTAATTTGATACTTAAAAGCAAAAACATTAAAAATATCCCACTAAGAAAAGAGGATAAAATCGAACTAATTGAAGATTTATATAAACCAAGAACCATAAATACTAAATTTAAGGTTTTGACTAAACAAGCATATAAGAACAATTGGGACTTTATAGTAGAAAACTACTCATCTATTTTACCAATAGATGTCCAAACTTTTTTCAATAATCCTATTGATCCCAATTTAGCTTATTTTAAGTAA